One Burkholderia sp. 9120 genomic window, TGTGTTGCGCAGGGAAACGCGTCAGAACGACTCGCCGACCATCGCTTCGCTTTTGCGCCAGAGCGCGGCAGCATGATCCGTGTCGAGCGCATAACGCCGAACGCCTTCGCTGATGGGCGTAATGACCACATCGTCCGCAACGATTTCGCTGACGTGGCAGTTTTCGCAGTATTTGCCGCCCACCTCGTCGGCTGCCGCTACCACTGCGGTCCATACCGAGGTTGCCGCGCCTTGCGGAACTGTCTTGAACTGGAACGGCTCCTTGCCCTCCGACGCAAGCTGACTGTTGATGTTTTCCAGCATCGCGGTCAACTGGCCTTCGTCCATGTGGCGCGCCAGTTCCGTCATGATTCCGCCCGGATGAACGGCCGCTGCCCGCACACCGCGCGCCTTGTGACGTTGATCGAAGGCCACCGCAAAGAGGATATTCGCGGTCTTCGCGCGACCGTATGCGACGAACGGATCGTAGGGCGTGTGCTCGAAGCTGGGATCGTCGAGATCCACGTCCGCGAAACGATGCCCTGACGACGCCAGCATGACCACACGACCAC contains:
- a CDS encoding SDR family NAD(P)-dependent oxidoreductase, with the protein product MTEKLGATTTTDEVLAGVDLHGKRILVTGVSAGLGVETARALAARGANVIGAARDLKKAQQATAEAQREATAAGGNIELIELDLASLASVRACADKLLVQGQPLDVIIANAGVMATPFGKTADGFETQFGTNHLGHFVFVNRVASLIRPGGRVVMLASSGHRFADVDLDDPSFEHTPYDPFVAYGRAKTANILFAVAFDQRHKARGVRAAAVHPGGIMTELARHMDEGQLTAMLENINSQLASEGKEPFQFKTVPQGAATSVWTAVVAAADEVGGKYCENCHVSEIVADDVVITPISEGVRRYALDTDHAAALWRKSEAMVGESF